The following proteins come from a genomic window of Columba livia isolate bColLiv1 breed racing homer unplaced genomic scaffold, bColLiv1.pat.W.v2 Scaffold_155, whole genome shotgun sequence:
- the LOC135577859 gene encoding SUN domain-containing protein 3-like, whose protein sequence is MTATVKGVYHVGRLGVLTWNTAKELGDLSETPSLPVQLRKLQEQLYHLRWSAKDVAELALQEGLKQAKVPGFAGWAVQEIINQALEKLEEIHVLMPDYALKSAGAAVILSRTSPSLRTDKAKVFLYSLSIMDYMRTPELILEPENHPGNCWPFPGSQGHVFIKLSMPVIPRAVTMDHVSETAFHGESISGAPKDFAVYGFKEEHEEQGTFLGQFTFLAALNPSQTFQLKVWGQRGRRTAGEEEKCGWMGRGFPAKGYRQPCP, encoded by the exons ATGACGGCCACTGTCAAAG GAGTTTACCATGTGGGACGACTTGGCGTCTTAACCTGGAACACTGCAAAAGAGTTAGGAGACCTGAGCGAAACCCCGTCCTTGCCCGTCCAGCTCCGTAAGCTTCAGGAACAACTTTATCATCTGCGCTGGAGTGCAAAGGATGTTGCTGAGCTGGCTCTACAAGAAGGATTGAAGCAGGCAAAGGTCCCAGGCTTTGCCGGATGG gctgttcAGGAGATCATCAATCAGGctttggagaagctggaggaaaTCCACGTCCTGATGCCGGATTATGCCCTCAAATCGGCAG gGGCTGCCGTCATTCTTTCCAGGACTTCTCCATCCCTCCGGACTGACAAAGCAAAGGTGTTCCTGTATTCCCTGTCGATAATGGATTACATGAGGACCCCTGAGCTGATTCTGGAG CCAGAAAATCATCCTGGAAACTGCTGGCCCTTTCCAGGAAGTCAAGGACACGTCTTCATCAAGCTGTCCATGCCGGTCATTCCCAGAGCCGTCACCATGGACCATGTCTCAGAGACAGCGTTCCATGGAGAAAGTATCTCTGGAGCTCCcaaggactttgctgtctaC ggcttcaaggaagaacacgAGGAGCAGGGAACGTTCCTGGGACAGTTCACTTTCCTGGCGGCGCTGAATCCCAGtcagaccttccagctgaaggtatggggacagagagggaggagaactgcaggagaggaggagaaatgcgGCTGGATGGGGAGAGGCTTCCCCGCCAAAGGGtacaggcagccctgtccttga